A single window of Polaribacter sp. SA4-10 DNA harbors:
- a CDS encoding cold-shock protein, translating into MNKGTVKFFNESKGFGFITEEGSEKEHFVHVSGLIDEVRENDEVEFDLQDGKKGLNAVNVRVL; encoded by the coding sequence ATGAATAAAGGTACCGTAAAATTTTTCAATGAATCTAAAGGATTTGGATTTATCACTGAAGAAGGATCAGAAAAAGAACATTTTGTACATGTGTCAGGATTAATTGACGAAGTTCGTGAAAACGACGAAGTTGAATTTGACTTACAAGATGGTAAAAAAGGATTAAACGCAGTAAACGTAAGAGTATTATAA
- a CDS encoding fasciclin domain-containing protein has translation MKLFKNLVKTVLFLTVLCITLVSCSNNDTNTPAPPVIEPTNTIADFVSNNEDYSILLEALQIADGNLDVVLSGDGPFTVFAPNNAAFTAFLSDNNFDALSDIPTDILSQVLLNHVVSGNAVSSTLTTGYDVSSLSTATPNGNSMSLYINTADGVVINGVSSVTTADVSVDNGTIHAVDAVIGLPTVVTFATADPNFSVLVTALTRSDLTFDFVGTLSTANGTAPAPFTVFAPIDQAFIDLLEELGVDSLDDIDETTLNATLKMHAVAGANVLAASLSDGLTITTLGGDITANVTDGATLTDANDRVSTIIAVDVQASNGVIHAIDKVILK, from the coding sequence ATGAAATTATTTAAAAATTTAGTAAAAACGGTACTTTTTTTAACGGTATTATGTATAACTCTTGTTAGTTGTAGTAATAATGATACAAATACACCAGCACCGCCCGTTATTGAACCAACCAATACCATAGCAGATTTTGTAAGTAATAATGAAGATTATAGTATTCTTTTAGAGGCTCTGCAAATTGCAGATGGTAACTTAGATGTTGTTTTATCTGGTGACGGACCTTTCACGGTGTTTGCCCCAAACAATGCAGCTTTTACAGCTTTTTTATCTGATAATAATTTTGATGCTTTAAGTGATATACCAACCGATATTTTATCGCAAGTATTACTGAATCATGTAGTTAGTGGAAATGCAGTATCTTCTACTTTAACCACTGGATATGATGTAAGCAGCTTATCTACAGCAACACCAAATGGTAACAGTATGAGTTTGTACATTAATACAGCAGACGGTGTTGTTATTAACGGAGTTTCTTCAGTAACTACTGCAGATGTATCTGTGGATAATGGAACTATACATGCCGTTGATGCAGTTATTGGTTTACCAACAGTAGTTACATTTGCAACAGCAGATCCTAATTTTTCTGTTTTAGTAACGGCCTTAACTAGATCAGATTTAACCTTTGATTTTGTAGGAACACTTTCAACAGCAAATGGAACGGCCCCAGCTCCATTCACTGTATTTGCTCCAATAGATCAAGCTTTTATAGATTTGCTTGAAGAGTTGGGTGTAGATTCTTTAGACGATATCGATGAGACAACATTAAATGCAACTTTAAAAATGCATGCTGTTGCTGGTGCAAATGTTTTAGCAGCTAGTCTTAGTGATGGTTTGACCATTACTACCTTAGGAGGAGACATTACTGCGAATGTAACTGATGGAGCTACTTTAACAGATGCAAATGATAGAGTTAGTACTATAATAGCGGTAGATGTGCAAGCAAGTAACGGTGTAATTCACGCAATTGATAAAGTTATTTTAAAATAA
- a CDS encoding adenylosuccinate lyase: MKPNFLTTQLHNMENPKRVNRQRVANFVLEDSHLFKDLVAITFDVENKVSIKAAWILEWICTHHHLEWILPHLDEFSAKITTVKFDSAIRPCAKICAHLATAYYSKNENQIKKNLTSTQIDIIIETGFDWLITPQKIAVRAYTMTFLYLFGLEKEWIHPELSNLISTKIMHESKGCKARGKQILAFIEKHQKSTL; encoded by the coding sequence ATGAAACCTAATTTTTTAACAACGCAACTCCATAATATGGAAAACCCTAAAAGGGTAAACCGTCAAAGAGTAGCAAATTTTGTGTTAGAAGATTCGCATTTATTTAAAGATTTGGTTGCAATCACTTTTGATGTTGAAAATAAAGTTTCTATAAAAGCTGCCTGGATTTTAGAATGGATTTGCACACATCATCACTTAGAATGGATACTTCCTCATTTAGATGAATTTTCAGCAAAAATTACTACCGTAAAATTTGATAGTGCAATTAGACCTTGTGCAAAAATCTGTGCGCATTTAGCAACGGCATATTATTCTAAAAATGAAAACCAAATCAAAAAAAACCTTACTTCTACACAGATAGATATTATTATAGAAACAGGATTTGATTGGTTAATTACGCCTCAAAAAATTGCTGTAAGAGCATATACAATGACTTTTTTATATTTATTTGGTTTAGAAAAAGAGTGGATTCATCCAGAACTTTCAAATTTAATTAGTACAAAAATCATGCATGAAAGCAAAGGGTGTAAAGCCCGAGGAAAACAGATTTTAGCTTTCATAGAAAAACATCAAAAATCCACTTTATAA
- a CDS encoding M1 family metallopeptidase produces MKKFTLLVLSIFFVAVSAFAQDKKTEEKQEAPKGHIDQNKFRQMKDVLATPNDQHTASGAPGHQYSQQKVDYLMNIRLDENSNHMYGDEKITYHNNSKDNLEYLWVQLDQNMRADDSQTPLAKSTGASAFITPDNFQSTYMKGKNGFGFNIEKVETDGKPLSHFINKTMMRINLPNALAPGETFKFRIKWNYKINNSVKDGGRSGFEDFPDGNNNYTIAQFFPRLAVYNNVEGWQNMQFWGRSEWALEFGDYEVNLTVPADHIVDATGELQNEKDVLTKTQRKRWEKARKTYDNPVMIVTQEEAEKAEKGRATNTKTWKFKAKRVRDFAFASSRKYIWDAMATNVNGKSVMAVSLYPKEGNPLWEEHSTRAVATTLIEYSKLTFDYPYSKAISVHAKNQGMEYPMICFNFGRPNPDGTYSDRTKKGMLGVIIHEVGHNFFPMIVNSDERQWTWMDEGLNSFVEILAELKYDPELFATNPAKEITKYMSGDQSNLSPIMSQGDYVKQFGPNAYTKPAAGLYMLRQTIMGPELFDHAFRTYSKRWMFKHPTPADFFRSMEDASGMDLDWFWRGWFYTTDVSDIGIAKVKPLYITDKPSQRITEMIKNNPRAKAYFEGLGDLVYITDKKEDANPSVMDKYVDDTSEVPSYMYSVEFEKPGGLIMPIIVELTYADGTTKEVTYPAQIWMKDDGKVTRVFASTQEIKSIKVDPNIETADIDTSNNSWPKKEADQFDKFKSKVKN; encoded by the coding sequence ATGAAAAAATTCACTTTATTAGTGCTTTCTATTTTTTTTGTAGCTGTTTCAGCTTTTGCACAAGACAAAAAAACTGAAGAAAAACAAGAAGCACCAAAAGGACACATTGATCAAAACAAATTCAGACAAATGAAAGATGTTTTGGCAACTCCTAATGATCAGCATACTGCATCAGGAGCTCCAGGTCATCAATATTCTCAACAGAAAGTTGATTATTTGATGAACATTCGTTTAGACGAAAATTCAAACCATATGTATGGTGATGAAAAAATTACATATCATAACAATTCTAAAGATAATTTAGAATATTTATGGGTGCAATTAGATCAAAACATGAGAGCAGACGACTCTCAAACTCCTTTAGCAAAATCTACAGGCGCATCTGCTTTTATTACTCCAGATAACTTTCAGAGTACTTATATGAAAGGAAAAAATGGTTTTGGTTTTAATATAGAAAAAGTTGAAACTGATGGAAAACCTCTTTCTCATTTTATTAATAAAACAATGATGAGAATAAATTTACCAAATGCATTAGCTCCTGGTGAAACTTTTAAATTCAGAATTAAATGGAACTATAAAATCAATAACTCTGTTAAAGATGGCGGTAGGTCTGGTTTTGAAGATTTCCCTGATGGAAATAACAACTATACTATTGCTCAATTCTTTCCAAGATTAGCGGTTTATAATAATGTTGAAGGATGGCAAAATATGCAATTCTGGGGACGAAGTGAATGGGCTTTAGAATTTGGAGATTATGAAGTAAACTTAACGGTACCCGCAGATCACATTGTAGATGCAACTGGAGAGTTACAAAATGAGAAAGATGTTTTAACAAAAACACAACGCAAACGTTGGGAAAAAGCTAGAAAAACATATGACAACCCTGTAATGATTGTTACTCAAGAAGAAGCTGAAAAAGCAGAAAAAGGGCGTGCAACAAATACAAAAACATGGAAATTTAAAGCAAAAAGAGTTCGTGATTTTGCATTTGCTTCTTCAAGAAAATACATTTGGGATGCTATGGCTACCAATGTAAACGGGAAATCAGTAATGGCTGTTTCTTTATATCCTAAAGAAGGAAACCCTTTATGGGAAGAGCATTCTACAAGAGCAGTTGCGACTACACTTATAGAATATTCAAAATTAACTTTTGATTATCCTTATTCTAAAGCAATCTCTGTTCATGCTAAAAATCAAGGAATGGAATATCCTATGATTTGTTTCAACTTTGGACGTCCAAATCCTGATGGAACTTATTCTGACAGAACAAAAAAAGGGATGCTTGGTGTAATTATACATGAAGTTGGGCATAACTTTTTTCCAATGATTGTAAATTCTGATGAAAGACAATGGACTTGGATGGATGAAGGTTTAAATTCATTTGTAGAGATTTTAGCAGAATTAAAATACGATCCAGAATTATTTGCTACTAATCCTGCAAAAGAGATTACAAAATATATGAGTGGTGATCAAAGTAATTTATCGCCAATTATGTCTCAAGGAGATTATGTTAAACAATTTGGACCAAATGCATACACAAAACCTGCTGCTGGTTTATATATGTTGAGACAAACTATTATGGGACCAGAATTATTTGACCATGCTTTTAGAACGTATTCTAAACGTTGGATGTTTAAACACCCAACTCCTGCAGATTTCTTTAGATCTATGGAAGATGCTTCTGGTATGGATTTAGATTGGTTCTGGAGAGGTTGGTTCTACACCACAGATGTTTCTGATATTGGTATCGCAAAAGTGAAACCATTATATATTACAGATAAACCTAGCCAGAGAATTACAGAAATGATTAAAAATAACCCAAGAGCAAAAGCTTATTTTGAGGGTTTAGGAGATTTAGTATATATTACTGATAAAAAAGAAGATGCCAACCCTAGTGTTATGGATAAATATGTAGATGACACTTCTGAGGTGCCTTCATATATGTACTCTGTAGAATTTGAAAAACCAGGAGGTTTAATAATGCCTATTATTGTTGAACTTACCTATGCAGATGGTACAACTAAAGAAGTTACATACCCTGCACAAATTTGGATGAAAGATGATGGCAAAGTAACTAGAGTTTTTGCTTCTACTCAAGAAATTAAGAGTATTAAAGTAGATCCAAATATAGAAACTGCAGATATTGATACTTCAAATAATAGCTGGCCAAAGAAAGAAGCTGACCAATTTGATAAATTTAAAAGCAAAGTTAAAAACTAA
- a CDS encoding TerC family protein — protein MEIFSHADTWVALLTLTFLEIILGIDNIIFISISANKLPEDKVRKATLLGLVLAMVTRILLLFSVSYLIALKAPFLAVDYGWFKTALTGQSIILFLGGLFLLYKSTHEIRQKVEKTNEEEVLKSPKVISFKNVIIQIVLIDIVFSFDSILTAVGMTNGVNGALTIMVIAVIISIIIMMIFSKPISNFVNRNPTIQMLALSFLILIGFMLITEGAHLSHTEIFNKTVGVIPKGYLYFAIAFSLGVEMLNLKMRKK, from the coding sequence ATGGAAATATTTTCTCATGCAGATACTTGGGTTGCACTATTAACACTAACTTTTCTTGAAATTATTTTAGGAATAGATAATATCATTTTTATTTCTATTTCTGCAAATAAATTACCAGAAGACAAAGTAAGAAAAGCAACACTTTTAGGATTAGTTTTAGCAATGGTAACTAGAATACTATTGCTTTTTAGTGTTTCTTATTTAATTGCATTAAAAGCACCTTTTTTAGCAGTAGATTATGGTTGGTTTAAAACAGCACTAACCGGACAAAGTATTATTTTATTTCTAGGAGGTTTGTTTTTACTCTATAAAAGTACGCATGAAATTCGTCAAAAAGTAGAAAAGACCAATGAAGAAGAAGTGCTAAAATCGCCTAAAGTAATTTCTTTTAAAAATGTGATTATTCAGATTGTTTTAATTGATATTGTTTTTTCTTTTGATAGTATTTTAACGGCGGTTGGTATGACAAATGGTGTTAATGGTGCTTTAACAATTATGGTAATTGCTGTAATTATTTCTATTATCATTATGATGATTTTTTCTAAACCCATTAGTAATTTTGTAAATAGAAATCCAACGATTCAAATGTTGGCACTTTCTTTTTTAATTTTAATTGGTTTTATGTTAATTACAGAAGGCGCTCATTTATCGCACACAGAAATATTTAACAAAACTGTTGGTGTTATTCCTAAAGGATATTTGTATTTTGCGATTGCCTTTTCTTTAGGTGTAGAAATGTTGAATTTAAAAATGAGAAAAAAATAA
- a CDS encoding nitronate monooxygenase family protein: MQHNITKLFNIQYPIVQGGMIWVSGYKLASAVSNAGGLGLIGAGSMYPDILRAHIQKCKKATDKPFGVNVPMLYPDIEKIMDIIVEEEVKIVFTSAGNPKTWTSFLKEKGITVVHVVSSVKFALKAEAAGVDAVVCEGFEAGGHNGREETTTFTLIPMVKEQLKIPVIAAGGIGTGRGMLAAMVLGADGVQIGSRFAATEESSAHQNFKNTIVNVKDGDTQLTLKELAPVRLVKNKFYQDIQALYQRNPSIEEIKELLGRARAKKGMFEGDLDNGELEIGQVAGLIHEIKPAKIVLNDIVEEFNHVKSLVNSL, from the coding sequence ATGCAGCACAACATCACTAAACTATTCAATATACAATATCCTATCGTTCAAGGTGGAATGATTTGGGTTTCTGGTTACAAATTAGCTTCCGCAGTTTCAAATGCAGGAGGTTTAGGTTTAATTGGTGCAGGTTCTATGTATCCTGATATATTAAGAGCGCATATTCAAAAATGTAAAAAAGCAACTGATAAACCTTTTGGAGTAAATGTACCAATGCTGTATCCTGATATAGAAAAAATAATGGATATTATTGTTGAAGAAGAAGTAAAGATTGTTTTTACATCTGCTGGAAATCCAAAAACTTGGACTTCATTTTTAAAAGAAAAAGGAATTACTGTTGTACATGTAGTAAGTTCTGTAAAGTTTGCTTTAAAAGCGGAAGCAGCAGGAGTGGATGCTGTTGTTTGTGAAGGTTTTGAGGCTGGAGGACATAATGGGAGAGAGGAAACTACCACTTTTACATTAATTCCAATGGTAAAAGAGCAGCTTAAAATACCTGTTATTGCTGCTGGAGGAATTGGTACAGGTAGAGGAATGTTGGCAGCGATGGTTTTAGGTGCAGATGGTGTACAAATTGGAAGTAGGTTTGCAGCAACAGAAGAATCTTCTGCACATCAAAATTTTAAGAATACAATTGTAAATGTAAAAGATGGTGATACACAATTAACATTAAAAGAATTGGCACCTGTACGTTTGGTGAAAAATAAATTTTATCAAGACATACAAGCATTATATCAAAGAAATCCTTCAATTGAAGAAATTAAAGAATTGTTGGGAAGAGCAAGAGCAAAAAAAGGAATGTTTGAAGGTGACTTAGACAATGGCGAATTAGAAATTGGTCAAGTTGCAGGATTAATTCATGAAATAAAACCAGCTAAAATTGTTTTAAATGATATTGTTGAAGAGTTTAATCATGTTAAATCACTAGTAAACAGTCTTTAA
- a CDS encoding S8 family serine peptidase: MKKLLLLFTFLISSQFFAQEDAWVYLKDKPSFEAYLATPLNMLSQRALDRRSRQNIAVDVIDVPVDDTYYSQVKSASGITVLAKSKWLNAIHVFGQEVDINNLISNFSFIESIEFADDGLNANGKTTKRSSKTKHKNKFAEMKADYNYGVAETQITMLKGDFLHQEGFTGSGMHIAVIDAGFPNVNQLQAFQKIRDNNQILGGYDFVNRNENFYAGSNHGTNVLSDIAGYIDGVFVGTAPDASFYLFITEDTANEVPLEESLWVEAAERADSLGVDVINTSLGYTTFDDPNYNYSYEDMDGKTAFISRGADIIASRGMILVTSAGNSGSDSWKYIGAPGDAASVFTVGAVDAVEDIASFSSFGPTSDGRVKPDVLAHGENVFVIDHQTGTPKPSNGTSFSSPVMTGVVACFWQATPQLTSTQVMQKIRESADRYTNPDEQYGYGIPDFKTAYEAVLNVDKQNFINTTTIYPNPVSTSFTLKMKRNDLNGVNVKIYNLLGKKVYEEGNLKSNVLNVSVLNSGIYILKITSGKSQKTIKLVKN; encoded by the coding sequence ATGAAAAAATTATTACTCTTATTTACTTTTTTAATTTCATCACAATTTTTTGCACAAGAAGATGCTTGGGTCTATTTAAAAGACAAACCAAGTTTTGAAGCTTATTTAGCAACTCCCTTAAACATGCTGTCACAGCGTGCTTTAGACAGGAGGTCACGTCAAAATATTGCAGTAGATGTGATAGATGTTCCCGTAGATGATACTTACTACTCTCAGGTAAAAAGTGCTAGTGGAATTACGGTATTGGCAAAATCAAAATGGTTAAATGCAATACATGTATTTGGACAAGAAGTAGACATCAATAACCTAATCTCTAACTTTTCTTTTATTGAAAGTATAGAGTTTGCTGATGATGGTTTAAATGCAAATGGCAAAACAACGAAGCGCTCTTCAAAGACCAAACACAAAAATAAGTTTGCTGAAATGAAAGCGGATTATAATTACGGTGTAGCTGAAACTCAAATCACAATGCTGAAAGGCGATTTTTTGCATCAAGAGGGTTTTACAGGAAGTGGTATGCATATTGCCGTGATAGATGCGGGTTTTCCAAATGTAAATCAGTTACAAGCATTTCAAAAAATACGTGATAATAATCAGATTTTAGGAGGCTATGACTTTGTAAATAGAAATGAAAACTTTTATGCTGGTAGCAATCACGGAACAAATGTGTTATCTGATATTGCGGGTTATATAGATGGTGTATTTGTGGGTACGGCTCCTGATGCTTCATTTTATTTATTTATAACAGAAGATACCGCTAATGAAGTTCCTCTTGAAGAGAGCTTATGGGTAGAGGCGGCAGAGCGCGCAGATAGCTTGGGTGTCGATGTAATTAATACCTCTTTAGGATACACTACTTTTGATGACCCAAATTACAATTATTCATATGAAGATATGGACGGAAAGACGGCCTTTATTTCGCGTGGAGCAGACATTATAGCTTCTCGTGGAATGATATTGGTGACTTCTGCAGGAAACTCTGGAAGTGACTCTTGGAAATATATTGGAGCTCCAGGCGATGCAGCTTCTGTTTTTACAGTGGGTGCTGTAGATGCTGTCGAAGATATAGCATCTTTTAGTTCTTTTGGTCCGACTTCGGATGGTCGTGTAAAGCCTGATGTGCTAGCACACGGTGAAAATGTTTTTGTAATTGATCATCAAACGGGTACACCAAAGCCTTCTAATGGAACTTCTTTTTCTTCTCCAGTGATGACTGGTGTTGTAGCCTGTTTTTGGCAAGCGACTCCCCAACTAACAAGTACGCAAGTTATGCAGAAAATTCGGGAATCTGCAGACAGATATACCAATCCAGACGAACAATATGGGTATGGAATACCTGATTTTAAAACTGCATATGAAGCTGTTTTGAATGTTGATAAGCAAAACTTCATAAACACAACTACAATATATCCCAATCCTGTGAGCACTAGTTTTACACTAAAAATGAAAAGGAATGATTTAAATGGCGTAAATGTTAAAATTTACAATTTGCTTGGTAAGAAGGTATATGAAGAAGGAAATTTAAAAAGTAATGTACTGAATGTTTCAGTTTTGAATTCTGGAATTTATATTCTTAAAATTACAAGCGGAAAGTCACAAAAAACAATAAAGTTAGTAAAAAACTAA
- the mnmA gene encoding tRNA 2-thiouridine(34) synthase MnmA, which produces MKRVVVGLSGGVDSSVTAHLLKEQGYEVIGLFMKNWHDDSVTISNECPWLEDSNDAMIVAEKLGIPFQVVDLSNQYKERIVDYMFDEYSKGRTPNPDVLCNREIKFDVFMDIALKLGADYVATGHYCRKGEEIIDGKPVYKLLAGKDTNKDQSYFLCQLSQQQLVKALFPIGELTKPEVREIAKEADLITAEKKDSQGLCFIGKVRLPEFLQQKLQPKEGVIVTIPSDFEQYTKSVPKFENKEAELKYFSTKFSYTKEDGKIVAKHQGAHYFTKGQRKGLNVGGTKEALYVIETDVIENVIYTGEGKNHQGLYRNVLFVSNEEIHWIREDLTLKVGETMQVEARIRYRQALEKATLHKVESGLYVAFTNKQSAIQEGQFVAWYQDEELLGSGVIS; this is translated from the coding sequence ATGAAAAGAGTAGTTGTAGGTCTTTCTGGAGGTGTAGATAGTAGCGTAACCGCACATTTATTAAAAGAACAAGGATATGAGGTTATTGGCCTTTTTATGAAGAATTGGCATGATGACTCTGTTACTATTTCTAATGAATGTCCTTGGTTAGAAGATAGTAATGATGCAATGATTGTTGCAGAAAAACTAGGCATTCCGTTTCAAGTAGTAGATTTAAGCAATCAATACAAAGAACGTATTGTAGATTATATGTTTGATGAATACTCTAAAGGAAGAACGCCAAACCCTGATGTGCTTTGTAACCGAGAAATAAAGTTTGATGTTTTTATGGACATCGCTTTAAAGTTAGGTGCAGATTATGTTGCTACTGGTCATTATTGTAGAAAAGGTGAAGAAATTATTGATGGAAAACCAGTCTATAAGTTACTAGCGGGAAAAGATACTAATAAAGATCAATCTTATTTTTTATGTCAATTATCTCAACAACAACTTGTAAAAGCGTTGTTTCCAATTGGCGAATTAACAAAACCAGAGGTTAGAGAAATTGCAAAAGAAGCCGATTTAATTACCGCAGAAAAGAAAGATTCTCAAGGTTTGTGTTTTATAGGAAAGGTTAGATTGCCAGAGTTTTTACAACAAAAGTTACAACCAAAAGAAGGCGTAATTGTTACAATTCCTTCTGATTTTGAGCAGTATACTAAATCTGTTCCAAAATTTGAAAATAAAGAAGCCGAATTAAAATATTTTTCAACCAAGTTTTCTTACACAAAAGAAGACGGGAAAATAGTTGCGAAACATCAAGGAGCACATTATTTTACAAAAGGGCAACGTAAAGGATTAAATGTTGGTGGAACAAAAGAAGCGCTTTATGTTATAGAAACAGATGTTATAGAAAATGTAATTTATACAGGTGAAGGTAAAAATCACCAAGGTTTATATAGAAATGTATTGTTTGTTTCTAATGAAGAAATTCATTGGATTCGTGAGGACTTAACTTTAAAAGTTGGAGAAACAATGCAGGTTGAAGCAAGAATTAGATACAGACAAGCCTTAGAAAAAGCGACTTTACATAAAGTTGAAAGTGGTTTATATGTAGCGTTTACAAACAAACAATCTGCCATACAAGAAGGGCAATTTGTTGCTTGGTATCAGGATGAAGAATTGTTAGGTTCTGGAGTAATTTCTTAA
- a CDS encoding toxin-antitoxin system YwqK family antitoxin: protein MNSQTVNKFDGNKKRTGVWKKYYPNKRIRYVGQFKDGNEVGVFKFYDITNSDHPVIIKSFSESSDSVFVQFYTISGTLQTEGFLDDRKRIGNWKYFYPDGTLLSEENYENGKLHGEQLNYYPKGQVTEFAVYKNGLLHGITSKYSSKGILIEEVDYKNGKPNGIAKYFELNGNLKETGVYKDGKRVGEWNYYLDGEIASEEELKKNKRKVYKKQ from the coding sequence ATGAATTCACAGACAGTCAATAAGTTTGATGGGAATAAAAAAAGAACAGGCGTCTGGAAAAAATACTATCCAAATAAAAGAATACGTTATGTTGGTCAATTTAAAGACGGAAATGAAGTAGGTGTTTTTAAGTTTTATGACATTACAAACTCTGACCATCCTGTTATCATAAAGTCATTTTCTGAATCTAGTGATTCCGTTTTTGTACAATTTTATACTATTTCTGGTACGTTACAAACAGAAGGTTTTTTAGATGATAGAAAAAGAATAGGGAATTGGAAATATTTTTATCCTGATGGAACCTTATTATCGGAAGAAAATTATGAAAACGGAAAACTTCATGGAGAACAATTAAATTATTATCCAAAAGGACAAGTAACTGAATTTGCTGTTTATAAAAATGGATTATTGCATGGAATTACTAGTAAATATTCTAGCAAAGGAATCTTAATTGAAGAAGTAGACTACAAAAACGGAAAACCTAATGGCATTGCTAAATACTTTGAATTGAATGGTAATTTAAAAGAAACAGGTGTTTACAAAGACGGAAAAAGAGTAGGAGAGTGGAACTATTATTTAGATGGAGAAATAGCTTCGGAAGAGGAACTAAAAAAAAATAAAAGAAAGGTTTATAAAAAACAGTAA
- the purB gene encoding adenylosuccinate lyase codes for MNLTQLNAISPIDGRYRSKISKLADYFSEEALIKYRVRVEIEYFIALCEIPLPQLVDFDTTLFDELRKIYIDFNAEDAQKIKDIESITNHDVKAVEYFIKEKFDVLGLQKHKEFIHFGLTSQDINNTAIPLSIKEAMNDVYVPHYFELLERLQELVIDWKDISMLARTHGQPASPTRLGKEIDVFVVRLKEQFKLLKDIPNAAKFGGATGNFNAHKVAYPTIDWRAFGSTFVKEKLGLQHSFPTTQIEHYDHMAALFDTLKRINTIVIDLDRDFWTYVSMDYFKQKIKAGEVGSSAMPHKVNPIDFENSEGNLGLANAIFEHLSAKLPVSRLQRDLTDSTVLRNVGVPFGHTIIAFTSTIKGLNKLLLNKQKFEQDLENNWAVVAEAIQTILRREAYPNPYEALKGLTRTNEKINQKSIANFINTLEVSSEIKQELKAITPANYTGI; via the coding sequence ATGAATTTAACACAATTAAATGCCATCTCTCCTATTGATGGTCGTTACAGAAGTAAAATATCAAAATTAGCAGATTATTTTTCTGAAGAAGCTTTAATTAAATACAGAGTTCGTGTAGAAATAGAATATTTTATTGCGCTTTGTGAAATTCCTTTACCTCAATTAGTAGATTTTGATACTACTTTATTTGATGAATTACGTAAGATTTATATCGATTTTAATGCAGAAGATGCTCAGAAAATAAAAGATATTGAAAGTATTACAAATCATGATGTAAAAGCTGTTGAATATTTTATCAAAGAAAAATTTGATGTTTTAGGTTTACAGAAACACAAAGAGTTTATCCATTTTGGATTAACTTCTCAAGACATAAACAATACGGCAATTCCGCTTTCTATTAAAGAAGCAATGAATGACGTTTATGTGCCACATTATTTTGAGCTTTTAGAGCGTTTACAAGAATTAGTTATTGATTGGAAAGATATTTCTATGTTGGCAAGAACTCATGGTCAGCCGGCATCTCCTACTCGTTTAGGAAAAGAAATAGATGTTTTTGTTGTTCGTTTAAAAGAACAATTCAAATTATTAAAGGACATACCAAATGCAGCTAAATTTGGTGGAGCAACGGGTAATTTTAATGCCCATAAAGTTGCGTATCCAACAATAGATTGGAGAGCGTTTGGAAGTACTTTTGTGAAAGAAAAATTAGGCTTACAACATTCTTTTCCAACAACGCAAATAGAACATTATGATCATATGGCTGCCTTGTTTGATACTTTAAAACGTATCAATACAATCGTTATAGATTTAGACAGAGATTTCTGGACCTATGTTTCTATGGATTATTTTAAGCAAAAAATTAAAGCAGGTGAAGTAGGTTCTTCTGCAATGCCACACAAAGTAAATCCTATCGATTTTGAAAATTCTGAAGGAAACTTAGGATTAGCAAATGCAATTTTCGAACATCTTTCTGCTAAATTACCTGTTTCTCGTTTACAACGTGATTTAACAGATAGTACTGTTTTACGTAATGTTGGTGTTCCTTTTGGACATACAATTATTGCTTTTACATCTACCATAAAAGGATTGAATAAATTATTGTTAAACAAACAAAAATTTGAGCAAGATTTAGAGAATAATTGGGCTGTTGTTGCAGAGGCAATTCAAACCATTTTAAGACGTGAAGCATATCCTAATCCTTATGAAGCATTAAAAGGATTAACAAGAACGAACGAAAAAATTAATCAGAAATCCATTGCTAATTTTATTAATACTTTAGAAGTTTCTTCTGAAATTAAACAAGAATTAAAAGCAATTACACCAGCAAATTATACAGGAATATAA